A part of Acomys russatus chromosome 21, mAcoRus1.1, whole genome shotgun sequence genomic DNA contains:
- the Nmbr gene encoding neuromedin-B receptor — translation MKSPASSLGKKTMSFSSLPNLSLPAEANESKLAPEVWGKDVLPGSDGTTAELVIRCVIPSLYLIIITIGLLGNSMLVKIFLTNSAMRSVPNIFISNLAAGDLLLLLTCVPVDASRYFFDEWVFGKLGCKLIPAIQLTSVGVSVFTLTALSADRYRAIVNPMDMQTSGVVLWTSLKAVGIWVVSVLLAVPEAVFSEVARIGSSDNSSFTACIPYPQTDELHPKIHSVLIFLVYFLLPLVIISVYYYHIARTLIKSAHNLPGEYNEHTKKQMETRKRLAKIVLVFVGCFVFCWFPNHVLYLYRSFNYKEIDPSLGHMIVTLVARVLSFSNSCVNPFALYLLSESFRKHFNSQLCCGRKSYPERSTSYLLSSSAVRMTSLKSNTKNVVTNSVLINGHSTKQEIAL, via the exons ATGAAAAGTCCTGCGAGTTCCCTAGGAAAGAAGACCATGTCCTTCAGTTCTCTTCCCAACCTCTCCTTGCCCGCGGAGGCGAATGAGAGCAAGTTGGCTCCTGAGGTGTGGGGAAAAGATGTCCTGCCCGGCTCGGATGGGACCACGGCGGAGTTGGTCATCCGCTGTGTAATACCATCGCTCTACCTGATCATCATCACGATAGGCTTGCTGGGCAACAGCATGCTGGTGAAGATATTCCTCACCAACAGCGCCATGAGGAGTGTCCCCAACATCTTCATCTCTAACCTGGCCGCTGgagacctgctgctgctgcttaccTGCGTCCCAGTGGACGCCTCCCGCTACTTCTTTGATGAATGGGTGTTCGGCAAGCTGGGCTGCAAACTCATCCCGGCCATTCAGCTTACCTCGGTGGGGGTTTCTGTGTTCACTCTCACTGCCCTCAGCGCTGACAG GTACAGAGCTATCGTGAACCCCATGGACATGCAGACTTCTGGCGTGGTGCTGTGGACCAGTTTGAAAGCCGTGGGCATCTGGGTGGTCTCTGTGTTGTTGGCAGTCCCTGAAGCTGTGTTTTCAGAAGTAGCACGTATTGGCAGCTCGGATAACAGCAGTTTCACAGCATGTATACCCTACCCACAAACAGATGAGTTACATCCAAAGATTCATTCAGTTCTCATTTTTCTCGTCTATTTCCTCCTGCCACTTGTTATTATCAGcgtttattattatcatattgCAAGGACTTTAATTAAAAGTGCACACAATCTTCCTGGAGAATACAATGAACATACCAAAAAGCAG ATGGAGACACGGAAACGCCTGGCTAAGATTGTGCTCGTCTTCGTGGGCTGCTTTGTCTTTTGTTGGTTTCCCAACCACGTCCTCTATTTGTACAGGTCTTTCAACTACAAGGAGATTGACCCTTCTCTAGGTCACATGATTGTCACCTTAGTGGCCCGTGTTCTGAGTTTCAGCAATTCCTGTGTCAATCCCTTTGCTCTTTACCTGCTCAGTGAAAGCTTCAGGAAGCACTTCAACAGCCAGCTCTGTTGTGGGAGGAAGTCCTATCCAGAGAGGTCAACCAGCTACCTTCTCAGCTCTTCAGCAGTGAGAATGACTTCTCTGAAAAGCAACACCAAGAATGTGGTGACCAATTCTGTCCTGATAAATGGACATAGCACAAAGCAGGAAATAGCACTGTGA